Proteins encoded by one window of Aphis gossypii isolate Hap1 chromosome X, ASM2018417v2, whole genome shotgun sequence:
- the LOC126552285 gene encoding uncharacterized protein LOC126552285 codes for MFKCDQCPSVFTAKHNLTVHQKKHTGVRIPCTVCPSTFSFKTSLNKHLKNAHGIINVPAHLRPLPAVPIIDQQTRPSVIQFAPPITPQIQITPQIVVPDVPAGGSHMLSEDEMCMAAMDEFEDTESYTSAVNGKRVSVANTTSATRAKKTRVDMVQSAGFNEISSSANRKIVWYYAKNITNTKIYSDFLRPLMPELVNLLKTYVQKHAIKFNLKLEATYNRPNVPNSSENRAFKTSAVEIFSDSDIRTIVEIAYMKSMKEKDECMGRGSGFTLESIDGLLLAVYKYTPMGGLSYIELPAYIDRKRATVNPQNVDRYCFKWAILARHVTGTAVCSVGQNYMQHEDKYNFDCITFPTPISDITKFEKNNLNVSINVYGLDKKFQIPKLPRYEVYPLRVVDEEKSNHFDLLLITDGDNSHYTYISNFSRLVRAQKTVHHGQVYFCKRCFTSFDNQNLKYKMSGQEALNQHKLICGVHKPILPEMPKEGDSIEFKEWKKTQRHPFVIYADFEALLVKTEEKKGESTTTIQRHEAMSYGFLVKASDKVPEELLEEYEIPAGPVIY; via the exons atgtttaaatgcGATCAGTGCCCCTCGGTTTTCACcgcaaaacataatttaactgTGCACCAAAAGAAGCATACCGGTGTGCGTATTCCATGCACCGTATGTCCATCAACATTTTCTTTCAAGACCAGCCTCAACAAACATTTGAAGAACGCTCATG gtATCATTAACGTTCCGGCTCACTTGAGACCATTGCCTGCTGTACCGATCATTGATCAGCAAACACGACCAAGCGTGATACAGTTCGCGCCTCCTATCACCCCGCAGATTCAAATAACGCCTCAAATTGTTGTACCGGATGTCCCGGCTGGCGGATCACACATGTTATCCGAGGACGAAATGTGTATGGCTGCCATGGACGAATTTGAGGATACag AATCTTACACTTCTGCTGTAAATGGTAAACGCGTTTCTGTTGCCAACACCACCTCAGCTACTAGGGCAAAAAAGACTAGGGTAGATATGGTACAGTCAGCCggatttaatgaaatttcgtCGTCCGCAAATAGGAAGATCGTGTGGTACTACGCTAAAAATATCaccaatacaaaaatttattcaGACTTTCTCCGTCCACTTATGCCTGAGctagtaaatttattgaaaacgtaCGTTCAAAAACAtgcgattaaatttaatttgaaacttgAGGCGACCTATAACCGTCCGAACGTACCAAACTCATCGGAGAACAGGGCATTCAAGACTTCAGCGGTTGAAATTTTTTCTGACAGTGATATTAGAACGATTGTAGAGATAGCGTATATGAAGTCGATGAAGGAGAAGGATGAATGTATGGGAAGAGGTAGCGGTTTTACTTTAGAGTCCATAGACGGGTTATTATTGGCGGTGTACAAATATACTCCGATGGGCGGTTTATCATATATAGAGTTACCGGCGTATATCGACAGGAAGCGGGCGACTGTCAACCCACAGAACGTAGACCGGTATTGTTTCAAGTGGGCGATTCTTGCGAGGCATGTGACGGGGACGGCGGTATGCAGTGTTGGACAAAATTACATGCAACatgaagataaatataattttgattgcaTCACCTTCCCTACGCCTATATCTGACAtcacaaaatttgaaaaaaataaccttaACGTGTCCATAAACGTGTACGGCCTCgataaaaaattccaaatacCGAAATTGCCTAGGTATGAGGTCTACCCGCTACGTGTTGTTGACGAAGAAAAATCCAATCACTTCGACCTGTTACTGATAACGGACGGTGACAACTcgcattatacatacatttcaaatttttcacgACTCGTACGTGCACAGAAAACCGTACACCATGGACAGGTTTATTTTTGCAAGCGTTGTTTTACGTCATTCGacaaccaaaatttaaaatataagatgaGCGGACAAGAGGCTCTAAACCAGCACAAATTGATTTGCGGGGTGCACAAGCCGATTCTACCGGAGATGCCGAAGGAGGGTGATAGCATTGAGTTTAAGGAGTGGAAAAAGACACAGCGACACCCTTTTGTTATTTATGCGGATTTCGAAGCATTGTTGGTGAAGACGGAGGAAAAGAAAGGCGAGAGTACTACAACTATACAGAGACACGAAGCGATGAGTTACGGGTTTTTAGTGAAGGCGAGCGACAAAGTACCGGAGGAGTTATTGGAAGAGTACGAGATACCGGCGGGGCCGGTAATCTACTGA